A stretch of Anaeromyxobacter dehalogenans 2CP-1 DNA encodes these proteins:
- the nth gene encoding endonuclease III — protein sequence MPPRSRLRARPRAPTAQARARAAEIVDRLDAEMPEARIALAFQDDLQLLVSVILSAQSTDAGVNKVTPALFARFPDAAAYAGAQPEELWPYLRSLGLFRNKAKAIVAAMGAIAREHGGRVPRTREALEALPGVGRKTAGVVLVHLGAAEAFPVDTHVGRVSRRLGLTREQDPDRVERDLMALLPEARWGRGHQLFVWHGRRTCAARAPACSRCVVADLCPKRGVPAALRR from the coding sequence ATGCCGCCCCGCTCCCGGCTCCGCGCACGCCCCCGCGCGCCCACCGCGCAGGCTCGCGCGCGCGCCGCCGAGATCGTGGACCGCCTCGACGCGGAGATGCCCGAGGCGCGCATCGCGCTCGCGTTCCAGGACGACCTCCAGCTCCTCGTGTCGGTGATCCTCTCGGCGCAGAGCACCGACGCCGGCGTGAACAAGGTGACGCCCGCGCTGTTCGCGCGCTTTCCGGACGCCGCGGCCTACGCCGGCGCGCAGCCGGAGGAGCTCTGGCCGTACCTCCGGTCGCTCGGGCTGTTCCGGAACAAGGCGAAGGCGATCGTGGCCGCCATGGGCGCGATCGCGCGCGAGCACGGTGGCCGCGTGCCCCGCACGCGCGAGGCGCTCGAGGCGCTGCCCGGGGTCGGGCGGAAGACCGCCGGCGTGGTGCTCGTGCACCTCGGCGCGGCGGAGGCGTTCCCGGTGGACACGCACGTCGGCCGCGTCTCGCGACGGCTCGGCCTCACCCGCGAGCAGGATCCCGACCGCGTGGAGCGGGACCTCATGGCGCTCCTGCCCGAGGCGCGCTGGGGTCGCGGCCACCAGCTGTTCGTGTGGCACGGGCGCCGGACCTGCGCCGCGCGCGCGCCGGCGTGCTCCCGCTGCGTGGTGGCCGACCTCTGCCCGAAGCGCGGGGTCCCGGCCGCCCTGCGCCGGTAG
- a CDS encoding phosphatidylglycerophosphatase A family protein: MTTPPSPAPGPAMPAPGASSPGLLSRLRRRGLKRGPSPKGPPGPAVLFAAWGPCGYAPVAPGTFGTLGAIPLYWALTWLTWPAYLAVTAALTALAMVAAQRAGRYWGVADASPIVVDEVAGYLVTMALVPFSWPAAIAGFVLFRIFDVLKPWPASAFDRVKNGFGVVMDDVAAGVFAWCTLQFVQLALRLLAGCGTVFHWWCVEVGS; the protein is encoded by the coding sequence GTGACCACGCCGCCCTCGCCCGCGCCCGGCCCGGCCATGCCCGCGCCGGGCGCGTCCTCCCCCGGCCTCCTCTCCCGCCTCCGCCGCCGCGGCCTGAAGCGCGGCCCGAGCCCGAAGGGCCCGCCGGGCCCGGCGGTGCTGTTCGCCGCGTGGGGCCCGTGCGGCTACGCGCCGGTCGCGCCCGGCACGTTCGGCACGCTCGGCGCCATCCCGCTCTACTGGGCGCTCACCTGGCTCACCTGGCCCGCGTACCTCGCGGTCACCGCGGCGCTCACCGCGCTCGCCATGGTGGCGGCCCAGCGCGCCGGCCGTTACTGGGGAGTGGCCGATGCCTCGCCCATCGTGGTGGACGAGGTGGCCGGGTACCTCGTGACCATGGCGCTCGTCCCGTTCTCCTGGCCCGCGGCGATTGCCGGCTTCGTGCTGTTCCGGATCTTCGACGTGCTGAAGCCCTGGCCGGCCTCCGCGTTCGACCGCGTGAAGAACGGCTTCGGCGTGGTGATGGACGACGTGGCGGCCGGGGTGTTCGCCTGGTGCACGCTGCAGTTCGTGCAGCTCGCGCTGCGGCTCCTCGCCGGCTGCGGGACCGTGTTCCACTGGTGGTGCGTGGAGGTGGGGTCGTGA
- a CDS encoding CinA family nicotinamide mononucleotide deamidase-related protein, which yields MQVEILATGDELLTGQVVDTNSPWLMDRLWDLGLMVRRKTLVADDRDDLRAAILETTARADLVVMSGGMGPTEDDLTSECVAAVLGVPLERHEPSIEVLRERFRKFGRALTPNNEKQAWFPRGAEVIPNRWGSAPGFTVPVGRGRVVCLPGVPVEYRGLCEEWVLPHVGARLSEVPAAGLVKLFAVPESHADHAMRPVMDDPANAGVRFGYRAHWPETHVKWTVPGPDAAGRAARIRERVLGIFGEQVFGEGKDELPDLVVARLAARGERVALGESCTGGMVAELLTAVPGASAVLDLGVVAYANAAKERVLGVPAELLAAHGAVSEPVARALAEGARRAGGAAWGVGITGIAGPSGGTPEKPVGTVHLAVAGPSGTETVARAYRGDRDRVRRQAAYEALNLLRLALR from the coding sequence ATGCAGGTGGAGATCCTCGCGACCGGCGACGAGCTGCTCACCGGCCAGGTGGTGGACACGAACTCCCCGTGGCTGATGGACCGGCTGTGGGACCTCGGCCTCATGGTGCGGCGCAAGACGCTGGTGGCCGACGACCGCGACGACCTGCGCGCCGCCATCCTCGAGACCACCGCGCGCGCCGACCTCGTCGTCATGAGCGGCGGGATGGGCCCGACCGAGGACGACCTCACCTCGGAGTGCGTCGCGGCGGTCCTGGGCGTGCCGCTGGAGCGCCACGAGCCGTCGATCGAGGTGCTGCGCGAGCGCTTCCGCAAGTTCGGGCGCGCGCTCACGCCGAACAACGAGAAGCAGGCCTGGTTCCCGCGCGGCGCGGAGGTGATCCCGAACCGCTGGGGCAGCGCGCCGGGGTTCACGGTGCCGGTGGGGCGCGGGCGGGTGGTGTGCCTGCCCGGCGTGCCGGTGGAGTACCGGGGCCTGTGCGAGGAGTGGGTGCTGCCGCACGTCGGCGCCCGGCTGAGCGAGGTGCCCGCGGCGGGCCTGGTGAAGCTGTTCGCCGTGCCCGAGTCGCACGCCGACCACGCCATGCGCCCGGTGATGGACGACCCGGCCAACGCCGGCGTCCGCTTCGGCTACCGCGCCCACTGGCCCGAGACCCACGTGAAGTGGACCGTGCCCGGTCCCGACGCGGCGGGCCGCGCGGCGCGCATCCGCGAGCGGGTGCTCGGGATCTTCGGCGAGCAGGTGTTCGGCGAGGGCAAGGACGAGCTGCCGGATCTGGTGGTGGCGCGCCTCGCCGCGCGCGGCGAGCGGGTGGCGCTGGGCGAGTCCTGCACCGGCGGGATGGTGGCCGAGCTCCTCACCGCGGTGCCGGGCGCCTCGGCGGTGCTCGACCTCGGGGTGGTCGCCTACGCGAACGCGGCCAAGGAGCGGGTGCTGGGCGTGCCGGCGGAGCTGCTCGCGGCGCACGGCGCCGTGTCGGAGCCGGTGGCGAGGGCGCTCGCCGAGGGCGCGCGCCGGGCCGGCGGCGCAGCCTGGGGCGTCGGCATCACCGGCATCGCGGGGCCGAGCGGCGGCACGCCGGAGAAGCCGGTGGGCACCGTGCACCTCGCGGTGGCGGGCCCGTCGGGCACCGAGACCGTCGCGCGCGCCTACCGCGGCGACCGCGACCGCGTGCGGCGCCAGGCCGCCTACGAGGCGCTCAACCTGCTGCGGCTCGCGCTGCGCTGA
- the pssA gene encoding CDP-diacylglycerol--serine O-phosphatidyltransferase, translated as MQINLRKAMFVLPNLFTVSSIFLGFYALTLSAGDATPAQLYQAALAIFFAMFFDAFDGRVARMTKTQSDFGVQLDSLADVISFGAAPALLVYKWALAPLGFIGLFFSFAFAACGALRLARFNVLAQRGDKGSSAFFVGLPIPLAAGTITALVIAHYKEFGAATNPATRVPVLVVVALLSFLMVSTVRYRTFKDVHLSARSLSAFVLASAVGLAVAYATRASFALVVYMGAYIAMGLAESLFEKARTLDRSRLPPDVRAELDADEALEPGPEDVDGDKAEQDEYI; from the coding sequence ATGCAGATCAACCTGCGCAAGGCGATGTTCGTGCTGCCGAACCTGTTCACGGTCAGCTCGATCTTCCTGGGCTTCTACGCGCTCACGCTGTCCGCCGGGGACGCCACCCCCGCCCAGCTCTACCAGGCGGCCCTGGCCATCTTCTTCGCCATGTTCTTCGACGCGTTCGACGGCCGCGTCGCGCGCATGACGAAGACCCAGTCCGACTTCGGGGTCCAGCTCGACAGCCTGGCCGACGTCATCTCCTTCGGCGCGGCCCCGGCGCTGCTCGTCTACAAGTGGGCGCTCGCCCCGCTGGGCTTCATCGGCCTGTTCTTCTCCTTCGCCTTCGCCGCCTGCGGCGCGCTCCGCCTGGCGCGCTTCAACGTGCTCGCGCAGCGCGGCGACAAGGGCTCGTCCGCCTTCTTCGTCGGGCTCCCCATCCCGCTCGCCGCCGGCACCATCACGGCGCTCGTCATCGCGCACTACAAGGAGTTCGGCGCGGCCACCAACCCGGCCACCCGCGTGCCGGTGCTGGTGGTGGTCGCCCTGCTCTCGTTCCTGATGGTCTCGACCGTCCGTTACCGCACCTTCAAGGACGTGCACCTGTCCGCCCGCAGCCTGTCCGCGTTCGTGCTGGCGAGCGCGGTGGGGCTGGCGGTCGCGTACGCGACCCGCGCGTCCTTCGCGCTCGTGGTCTACATGGGCGCGTACATCGCCATGGGCCTGGCCGAGTCGCTGTTCGAGAAGGCGCGCACGCTGGATCGCAGCCGGCTGCCGCCGGACGTGCGCGCCGAGCTCGACGCCGACGAGGCGCTCGAGCCGGGCCCCGAGGACGTGGACGGGGACAAGGCGGAGCAGGACGAGTACATCTAG